From the genome of Pelosinus fermentans DSM 17108:
ATTTGATTCCATCCATAACTGATTTGTGCTAAGCCGAATGCACCGAAGTGATCAATTAGTATGGCTGTTAATACTTGCCCCACAATGATTGCGGTTGTTGCATTGGCTGCTCCTACTTCTGGAATGCTGGCAGCTACAAGATAAATAATTCCCACGCCAACTACTCCTCCAAGATAAACATACCAAGGGGCCTCGGCAAATGCGGATAAATTACCCTTACCCATTTTCATTCCGAATAATAGCAATAGGATTAGAATTGTACCTGTAATATGCACAACGAAAGTGGTCTCAAGAAGACCAATAACTTTACTCAACCCTGCATTTAAAGCTCCCTGT
Proteins encoded in this window:
- a CDS encoding DMT family transporter is translated as MDISGNTLALLLAFVSGVLMAVQGALNAGLSKVIGLLETTFVVHITGTILILLLLFGMKMGKGNLSAFAEAPWYVYLGGVVGVGIIYLVAASIPEVGAANATTAIIVGQVLTAILIDHFGAFGLAQISYGWNQILGLVLLAIGGKLLLS